The window TCGACATTAATGAGCATTTATACATCAACCCTAACTGTGATTTGAAGCTCAACTCTGTCAGAGTGAGGACCTTACAGTTCTAGATCTATTTGCTAATTTTAGTGACCATGAATCAAAGCTTTCATAAGGAAATCCAGCAAGCAGACTTCACATCTTCTAAGGCTTTGCCCTTTCTCAATCCATGATTTCTCatcatttcttttctcaaaGACCCACTTTTCTTTTAAGCCTTCCCCCTCAAACATCTCTTCCCTGAGCATAGTGCAGCATATCTGCATACATGCATTGAGTAGATTACAGGTGCAAGACCACCTGAAAcaataaaaaggcaaaaagacaaaaaccaccctcaaattttcatttgtaCACCTTGGCAGCCTCTAACTTCAAATCCTACACCTTGCACCCTCTAATTTCAAGACCTCACACGACatatcttgaggtttcaaaagAGCTAATCTTTGCACCCTCCTGTTTCCGTACTTTTTGGAATGGTGTTAAACTTCAAGGTAAAAAGTCTAAGCTGATGCAACATATGACACAAAGTGTAGTGTAGAGGTTGTAAGTGCCAACCAAGAGAAAGcttagtataatttttttaatttcccttATAAAAAGAGTCCTGCACtgcttttccaattttttcaacATGAAAGATAGGAACCACAGCATCCTATAACCTATATCTGTAAAGGTCCACGCACATTACAATCCAAATTTGCATTCAAGTGAGGCCACACAGTTTGAGAATGCCTTTGGTGCTGAACTTTCAGTATTCCTACCTGAACTTGATTGGTCCCCATATCCACTACAACAGCTCCCGGTTTTAGCCAACTGCCACGGATTAAATTGGGTATCCCCACATCAGCAATCACAATGTCAGCTTCTCTTGTAATCTGTTCtggatttttggtgaaagaATGTACTGTGCTGACTGTTGCATGGTGCCTCTACCAGAGGAATATATTAGAAGAGCATGATATGGAGAGCACCTCAAAACAACCAGAGAAACACCAAAAAAGGCATGCTTACCTGCAATAGCAAAGAAGTGGGTAACCCAACGATCTTGCTTCTCCCGACTACCACAGCTCTCTTTCCCATGATTTCCACGCCAGACCTTAACAACAACTCAATACAACTCTTAGGAGCACAAGGAATAAAAAGTGGCTCCCTTCCTTTCATGGCAAGGTTTCCCATATTGAGGTGATGGAAGCCATCCACGTCTTTCTCTGGGCtcacaaaattgatgattctcTCTTCATCCACATGCTGGGCAAACATCACATTAGGTGGCATAATTGTAAATATTTCCTTACAAGATGTGTTAAAAGAATGGTAATATCTCATTGAAATTTTCCTAGTAGATGAGGAGCTCTAGTCATTGCATCATCGTCTGcaccagaaaattaaaaagtataGTATTGGAAACAAATTATGTACAGGTTATACTATTGAATTACTCTATGGAATGTGTCGAACATAGTGAATGTTCCATTGGCAACAATGAATTAAGCAGACTTGTTTGATACAGATTACCCAAGAGATTCAAAAGAGAAATGGGAATGAAGCATAAGTCTAGCTGTAGAAATTACTTGTGGCAAAGGAGTTGCACAATAATACCATTAACTGATGGGTTATTATTTAATCTGGAAACAACACGCAGAACTTCATCTTCTGTACATTCTTCAGGCAACTCCTCTACATAGGTCGTTATCCCAACTTCTTCACAAGCTTTTAACTTGACATGAATAAAAGTTCGTGAATCCCTTCTTCTGCCAACCAACACAATAGCCAATCCTGGGGATTTTACAATGGTTTCCTTCATTCTGCAAATTTCATTGGCTATTCCTGCTCTAATAGCTCTTGCAATAGATTTCCCATTTATTACATTAGCAGTTTGCCCATTAGCTGCTTCAAGTAAAAGTCATAAAACAGGTTAGTGTGCTATGCACAGGGTAAATGAAGCAAGCAAAGAAGCAAGGGAAATAGTCCTGCTCAAGCACCTTATATAGAGCTACAAGACAGCAAGCTACCAAAACTCCACAGGTAGAATAATCAACCTTACAACTTGGATCGTATGGAATTCCTAATTCTTAAAAGAGTTCTATAGAAACCATTTCCAACCATCTCACTGAACTCTTTAGTGCTTTTGGAGAGTGACTCCTGTTACAAAAAAGTCCATCAGATCCAATGAAGCATTTTGTGGTCCTTCAGAAGCCGATGCACACGAACGCATAGCAAAAAGATGATTTTTGAAAGTAGTCCTACGCCTGCTTTCGCTTCTGCTTTTCCTACATATGCACAGATTAATTTTATCCCCAACAAGTTTTATATGCGGAAGTCACAAAAGTTAACGAGGAAAGTTGTGTCTCAGCTTCACTCAAGAAGAACCCAACATTTTTctaataccaaaaagaaaagcccgTCATCTTTTTCGTAGGATTCAATATCTTACGGTCGGCACTGGATTCACCATTATACTTCATAGGATCGCTAATGAATCCGAAACACAACGACGACGAGGACAGCTGCACCTCACGATCAAAACTACGACATCGAAAGCCAAAACACCCGAACCCAAAACCGCTTCAAGGCAATCAGCATGCTGCCGAACGAAACATGGAGAACAAGTCTCCGACAACGGAAAACAAGAGGCAACGTGCAGAGGACACTCACGTCAACCCTCGAAGCGACCCCAACAGACTCGAGTAACACGCGTTTCACACGCCCGAGAGCAAGTCCAGGCTCATCGCCACAGGTGGCAAAAAGGGTGGCGGGCCGGTCGCGGGAAGGACGATACCTGAAGACTGGGAACGGAAGGCGCTGGAGTTGGGGCAGGGCACCATCCAAACGTCGGGGAGGTTCGGGCCCAGCAGCTTCAAATGCGAAGACAGCGAAGACGAAGAAGGCGATGATGAAGACGTCGACGAGTGGAGGGTCTTCCTTCCCAGCGACCGCCAGCTCGCCGCCCACGGGCCTCGCATTGTACGTGCTCTAGGATAGGGGTCGCCGGCCGACTCGCTCAACCACTGAATGCTTCGGATAACTTGGGATGGGCTTCGCAGGTTCTACTTCGCAATTTCTGAAGTTCCAACCTTTATGAGGGGGACCTCCAGATCGTGAAGGAAGTCGGCAATTTTTAGCTCCATCCTTTTCCCAGAAAAAtcccacaaaaaatctcaaaaccCTTTTTCATGAGCACcattgttctaattttttttttcgactcATGAATATTAAGAACTTGCATCGATGATCAAAAAATGCTTTCCATCCATCTGACCGTTTGAAATTTGACGCGACAGCTTGGGTGATCATTAAAAATCTGACGTAATTATACGTGTGTTCATTACCTTCTCAAATTCATTAGTttaatattatctaaaattattaTCATGTTTTAACAATAACCATAAACAAAGTCCAACGAAAGATCTTATTGGGTAAAAGGTACAAGTTTAAGATTATTggtgagacaaaaaaaaattag of the Eucalyptus grandis isolate ANBG69807.140 chromosome 10, ASM1654582v1, whole genome shotgun sequence genome contains:
- the LOC104422245 gene encoding bifunctional protein FolD 1, mitochondrial, with amino-acid sequence LLLEAANGQTANVINGKSIARAIRAGIANEICRMKETIVKSPGLAIVLVGRRRDSRTFIHVKLKACEEVGITTYVEELPEECTEDEVLRVVSRLNNNPSVNGIIVQLLCPQHVDEERIINFVSPEKDVDGFHHLNMGNLAMKGREPLFIPCAPKSCIELLLRSGVEIMGKRAVVVGRSKIVGLPTSLLLQRHHATVSTVHSFTKNPEQITREADIVIADVGIPNLIRGSWLKPGAVVVDMGTNQVQDPGIDQGFRIAGDVCYEEAIKVVSAITPVPGGVGPVTIAMLLSNTLDSAKRAFGFI